Proteins from a genomic interval of Clostridium cochlearium:
- a CDS encoding DNA-directed RNA polymerase subunit alpha, with amino-acid sequence MLEIEKPKIECVEMTENGSYGKFIVEPLERGYGITLGNALRRILLSSLPGVAVNSIKIENVLHEFSTVKGVKEDVTEIILNIKLLALKMTGEGPKTIYIDAKGPGEVTAADIKTDGDVEVVNKDLHIATLDDDGKLYIEMTVDRGRGYVSQNRNKVEGMPIGTIPIDSIYTPVKRVNFSVANTRVGQITDYDKLTLEIWTNGTIMPDDAISLSAKILIEHFKLFMTLTDHADDVEIMVEKEEDKKEKVLEMTIEELDLSVRSYNCLKRAGINTVQELTERTVEDMMKVRNLGKKSLEEVEQKLEALELSLKQSEE; translated from the coding sequence ATGTTAGAAATAGAAAAACCAAAAATTGAATGTGTAGAAATGACTGAAAATGGATCCTATGGGAAATTTATAGTGGAACCATTGGAAAGAGGTTATGGTATTACTCTAGGCAATGCATTAAGGAGAATACTCCTTTCTTCATTACCTGGAGTTGCTGTTAATTCTATTAAAATAGAAAATGTATTGCATGAATTTTCTACAGTTAAAGGTGTTAAAGAAGATGTAACAGAAATAATTTTAAATATAAAATTATTAGCACTAAAGATGACAGGAGAGGGACCAAAAACTATTTATATTGATGCTAAGGGACCAGGAGAGGTTACTGCAGCAGACATAAAAACAGATGGTGATGTAGAAGTAGTAAATAAAGATCTACATATAGCAACACTTGATGATGATGGAAAATTATATATAGAAATGACAGTAGACAGAGGAAGAGGTTATGTATCTCAAAATAGAAATAAAGTCGAAGGAATGCCTATAGGAACTATTCCTATAGATTCTATATATACTCCTGTTAAAAGAGTTAATTTTTCTGTAGCAAATACTAGAGTTGGTCAAATAACTGACTATGATAAGCTAACTCTTGAAATTTGGACTAATGGTACAATAATGCCAGATGATGCAATAAGCTTATCAGCTAAAATATTAATAGAGCATTTTAAATTATTTATGACTTTAACAGATCATGCTGATGATGTTGAAATAATGGTAGAAAAAGAAGAAGATAAAAAAGAAAAAGTTTTAGAAATGACAATAGAAGAATTAGATTTATCTGTTAGAAGTTATAATTGCTTAAAGAGAGCAGGTATTAATACAGTTCAAGAATTAACAGAAAGAACTGTAGAAGATATGATGAAGGTTAGAAATCTAGGGAAGAAATCTTTAGAAGAAGTTGAACAAAAACTGGAAGCTCTAGAATTAAGTTTAAAGCAAAGTGAAGAGTAG
- the rpsK gene encoding 30S ribosomal protein S11 — protein sequence MAAVSKARRSRRRKERKNIEHGCAHIKSTFNNSIVTLTDTAGNALSWASAGGLGFRGSRKSTPFAAQMAAETAAKAAMEHGLKSVEVYVKGPGSGREAAIRSLQAAGLEVTLIKDVTPIPHNGCRPPKRRRV from the coding sequence ATGGCAGCTGTATCAAAAGCTAGAAGATCAAGAAGAAGAAAAGAGAGAAAGAATATTGAACACGGTTGTGCACATATAAAGTCAACATTTAATAATTCTATTGTTACATTAACTGATACTGCTGGGAATGCTCTTTCATGGGCTAGTGCAGGTGGATTAGGATTTAGAGGTTCAAGAAAGAGTACTCCATTTGCAGCTCAGATGGCAGCAGAAACTGCAGCAAAAGCAGCTATGGAACATGGTTTAAAGAGTGTGGAGGTTTATGTAAAGGGACCTGGATCAGGTAGAGAAGCAGCTATAAGATCTCTACAAGCAGCAGGACTAGAAGTAACTTTAATAAAAGATGTTACTCCAATCCCTCATAATGGATGTAGACCACCAAAAAGAAGAAGAGTTTAA
- the rpsD gene encoding 30S ribosomal protein S4 yields MARYTEANCRLCRREGLKLYLKGDRCYTDKCAFSRRGYAPGQHGQSRKKISNYGLQLREKQKAKRIYGVLEKQFRTYYKRADKARGITGENLLMLLEMRLDNVVYRLGYGDSRKEARQLVTHGHFLVNGKKVNIPSYKVSINDVITVSEKSRATEKFKTFAENPRTLPNWLEGNLENFEGKVVSEPTREDIDVPINETLIVELYSK; encoded by the coding sequence ATGGCTAGATATACAGAAGCAAATTGTAGATTATGTAGAAGAGAAGGTTTAAAACTTTATCTTAAAGGAGATAGATGTTATACAGATAAATGTGCATTTTCAAGAAGAGGATATGCACCAGGACAACATGGTCAAAGTAGAAAGAAGATTTCTAACTACGGATTACAATTAAGAGAAAAACAAAAGGCTAAGAGAATATATGGAGTTCTTGAAAAACAATTTAGAACTTACTATAAGAGAGCTGATAAAGCAAGAGGTATTACAGGTGAAAACTTATTAATGCTTCTTGAAATGAGATTAGATAACGTAGTATATAGACTAGGTTATGGAGATTCAAGAAAAGAAGCTAGACAATTAGTAACTCACGGACATTTTCTAGTTAATGGTAAGAAGGTAAATATTCCATCATACAAAGTATCTATTAATGATGTTATTACTGTATCAGAAAAGAGTAGAGCAACAGAAAAGTTCAAAACTTTTGCAGAAAATCCAAGAACTTTACCAAATTGGTTAGAAGGTAATTTAGAAAATTTCGAAGGCAAAGTTGTAAGTGAACCAACTAGAGAAGATATAGATGTTCCAATAAATGAAACATTGATCGTTGAGTTATACAGTAAGTAA
- the map gene encoding type I methionyl aminopeptidase yields MIIIKNKQEIEYMRSAGKVVAETLAKIEEAVKPGITTMELDKIAEDYITKCGAKPSFKGYYGFPGSVCASVNNEVVHGIPSDKVVLEEGDIISIDCGAILNGYHGDAARTLPVGKINKETQNLIDVTKESFFKGVEKAIVGNRLTDISFAVQQYVEQFGYSVVRDYVGHGIGRDMHEDPEVPNFGRPGRGPKLVEGMALAIEPMVNIGGYHVDVEENQWTVVTRDNSLSAHYENTVAILEGGPEILTLI; encoded by the coding sequence ATGATAATTATAAAAAACAAACAAGAAATTGAATATATGAGATCAGCAGGTAAAGTTGTAGCAGAGACCCTTGCAAAGATAGAAGAGGCAGTAAAACCTGGAATAACTACTATGGAATTGGATAAAATAGCAGAAGACTATATAACAAAATGTGGAGCAAAACCTTCATTTAAAGGATATTATGGTTTCCCGGGGTCTGTATGTGCTTCTGTAAATAATGAAGTAGTACACGGCATTCCATCTGATAAAGTTGTTTTAGAAGAGGGAGATATAATAAGCATAGATTGCGGAGCCATTTTAAATGGATATCATGGAGATGCTGCAAGAACTTTACCGGTTGGAAAGATAAATAAAGAAACACAAAATCTAATAGATGTCACTAAAGAAAGTTTTTTTAAAGGTGTAGAGAAAGCTATTGTAGGAAATAGATTAACAGATATATCTTTTGCTGTTCAACAATATGTAGAACAATTTGGATATTCTGTGGTAAGGGATTATGTAGGTCATGGTATCGGAAGAGATATGCATGAAGATCCTGAGGTTCCTAATTTTGGGCGTCCAGGAAGAGGACCAAAATTAGTAGAAGGTATGGCATTGGCCATAGAACCTATGGTGAATATAGGCGGTTATCACGTTGATGTGGAAGAAAATCAATGGACAGTTGTAACTAGAGATAATAGTTTATCAGCACATTATGAAAACACAGTGGCTATTTTAGAAGGTGGGCCTGAAATATTAACATTAATTTAG
- a CDS encoding KOW domain-containing RNA-binding protein yields the protein MEDSSLIGRVVYSKAGRDKGRFFIIVEHTDENYVYICDGDTRKIENTKKKKIKHLAFTNLTADNIKESLLVNGNISNSTIRKFLQSHDMNKEV from the coding sequence TTGGAAGACAGTAGCCTAATTGGCAGGGTTGTATACTCTAAAGCAGGAAGAGATAAAGGAAGATTCTTTATAATAGTAGAACATACAGATGAAAATTATGTATATATATGTGATGGAGATACAAGAAAAATAGAAAATACTAAAAAAAAGAAAATTAAACATTTAGCCTTTACTAATTTAACGGCTGATAATATTAAAGAGTCTTTGCTTGTAAATGGTAATATAAGCAACTCTACTATTAGAAAGTTTTTGCAGTCTCATGACATGAACAAGGAGGTTTGA
- a CDS encoding energy-coupling factor transporter ATPase, whose amino-acid sequence MSNKMIECKNVVYKYEDSNENKFIIAVDDVSFNIGKGEFVVILGRNGSGKSTIAKHMNALLVPTEGKVYVDQMDTLDEENTWNIRNKAGMVFQNPDNQIVATIVEEDVAFGPENLGVDPKEIRERVEDSLKRVRMFEYKKHAPHLLSGGQKQRVAIAGVLAMMPDCIVFDEPTAMLDPSGRKEVINTIKELNNEYGITIVLITHYMEEAVEADRIIVMDTGKLVMEGSPREIFSNVKTMKKIGLDVPQVTELAYELKKEGININSDILTIDEMVNELCRLK is encoded by the coding sequence ATGAGTAATAAGATGATAGAGTGTAAAAATGTAGTTTATAAGTATGAAGATAGTAACGAAAATAAATTTATAATAGCTGTAGATGATGTTTCTTTTAATATAGGTAAAGGAGAATTTGTAGTTATACTAGGTAGAAACGGATCAGGCAAATCTACTATAGCTAAACATATGAATGCTCTGCTTGTCCCAACAGAAGGGAAAGTTTATGTTGATCAAATGGATACCTTAGATGAAGAAAATACTTGGAATATTAGAAATAAAGCAGGTATGGTTTTTCAAAATCCAGATAATCAAATTGTAGCTACTATAGTAGAAGAAGATGTAGCTTTTGGACCAGAAAATTTAGGAGTTGATCCTAAAGAAATAAGGGAAAGAGTAGAAGATTCTTTGAAAAGAGTAAGGATGTTTGAATATAAAAAACATGCACCACATTTATTATCCGGTGGACAGAAACAAAGAGTTGCAATTGCAGGGGTATTAGCTATGATGCCAGATTGCATAGTGTTTGATGAGCCTACGGCTATGCTTGATCCATCAGGAAGAAAAGAAGTAATCAATACTATAAAAGAGCTAAATAATGAATATGGAATAACTATAGTATTAATAACACACTATATGGAAGAAGCTGTTGAAGCAGATAGAATTATAGTTATGGATACAGGAAAATTAGTTATGGAAGGCAGTCCTAGAGAAATATTTAGCAATGTTAAAACTATGAAGAAAATAGGACTAGATGTTCCACAAGTAACTGAATTAGCTTATGAATTAAAAAAAGAAGGAATTAATATAAACTCAGATATATTAACAATAGATGAGATGGTGAATGAATTATGTCGATTAAAATAG
- a CDS encoding adenylate kinase: MNIILLGPPGAGKGTQAKLISEKYSIPHISTGDIFRKNISNKTPLGMEAKSYMDKGQLVPDELTIEIVKDRLSEEDCKNGFLLDGFPRTVKQAEALDEFLTNKNSKTDAALLIDVPQGLILERMTGRRVCGECGASYHIKFVKPNTEGVCDICGGELVQRKDDTKETVLERLEVYSKQTQPLIEYYKNKDVLFELDGTKEKNEVFENISDVLGAIN, from the coding sequence TTGAATATAATTTTGTTAGGTCCTCCAGGAGCTGGAAAAGGAACTCAAGCAAAACTTATAAGTGAAAAGTATTCTATACCTCATATATCCACTGGAGATATTTTTAGAAAAAATATTTCTAATAAAACTCCATTGGGAATGGAAGCTAAGAGCTATATGGATAAAGGTCAATTAGTTCCAGATGAATTGACTATTGAAATAGTTAAGGATAGATTAAGCGAAGAGGATTGTAAAAATGGTTTTTTATTAGATGGTTTTCCAAGAACTGTAAAGCAAGCAGAAGCACTAGATGAATTTTTGACAAACAAAAATTCAAAAACAGATGCAGCTTTATTAATAGATGTACCTCAAGGGCTTATTCTTGAAAGAATGACAGGAAGAAGAGTTTGTGGAGAATGTGGTGCTAGTTATCATATAAAGTTTGTTAAACCTAATACTGAAGGTGTATGTGATATTTGTGGCGGAGAATTAGTACAAAGAAAAGATGACACAAAAGAAACAGTCCTTGAAAGATTAGAAGTATATTCAAAACAAACTCAACCTCTTATAGAATATTATAAAAATAAGGACGTTCTTTTTGAATTAGATGGTACAAAAGAAAAGAATGAAGTATTTGAGAATATTTCCGATGTCCTGGGAGCGATTAACTAA
- the rpmJ gene encoding 50S ribosomal protein L36, with protein MKVRPSVKPICEKCKVIKRKGRVMVICENPKHKQKQG; from the coding sequence ATGAAAGTAAGACCATCAGTAAAACCTATATGTGAAAAATGTAAGGTTATAAAAAGAAAAGGCAGAGTAATGGTTATATGTGAAAACCCTAAACATAAACAAAAACAAGGCTAA
- the rplO gene encoding 50S ribosomal protein L15 has translation MKLHELKPAERSRKSPKRVGRGTGSGLGKTSARGQNGQNARSGGGVRPGFEGGQMPLYRRLPKRGFTNIFAKKYTAINVDRLNIFEDDTVVTPELLIEKGVISKLYDGVKILGNGELDKKLIVKATKFSKAAAEKIEAAGGKVEVI, from the coding sequence ATGAAACTTCATGAATTAAAACCAGCAGAAAGATCAAGAAAATCACCTAAAAGAGTAGGTAGAGGAACTGGATCTGGATTAGGTAAAACTTCAGCTAGAGGTCAAAACGGTCAAAACGCTAGATCAGGTGGAGGAGTAAGACCAGGATTTGAAGGCGGACAAATGCCTTTATACAGAAGATTACCTAAAAGAGGGTTTACTAATATATTTGCTAAAAAATATACAGCTATAAATGTAGATAGATTAAATATATTTGAAGATGATACAGTAGTGACTCCTGAATTATTAATAGAAAAAGGCGTTATCAGTAAACTTTATGATGGCGTTAAAATACTAGGTAATGGAGAACTAGATAAGAAATTAATAGTTAAAGCTACAAAGTTTTCTAAAGCAGCAGCTGAGAAAATTGAAGCAGCTGGAGGAAAAGTTGAGGTGATATAA
- the infA gene encoding translation initiation factor IF-1, producing MAKEDVIEMQGTVLESLPNAVFEVELESGHKILAHISGKLRMNYIRILPGDKVTVELSPYDLTRGRITWRAK from the coding sequence ATGGCAAAAGAAGATGTTATAGAAATGCAAGGTACTGTATTAGAGTCTTTACCTAATGCTGTATTTGAAGTAGAATTAGAAAGCGGACATAAAATATTGGCACATATATCTGGGAAACTTAGAATGAATTATATAAGGATTTTACCAGGTGATAAAGTTACCGTGGAATTATCTCCATATGACTTAACTCGTGGTAGAATAACTTGGAGAGCAAAGTAG
- a CDS encoding energy-coupling factor transporter ATPase — MSIKIENLTHIYMQGTPFEKKAIDNVNLEIKNGEFIALIGHTGSGKSTLIQHINGLLKPHSGRIVIDDIDITKKEVKMSEIRKKVGLVFQYPEYQLFEETIEKDIAFGPKNLNLSEEEINKRIKRVMNIVGLDYEKNKDKSPFELSGGQKRRVAIAGVVAMEPEILILDEPTAGLDPKGRDEILGEIKDLHKEYNMTIILVSHSMEDVAKLATRVLVMHKGKCILDGAPSKVFNEIDTLESVGLAAPQVTYLMRNLKEKGFNISENIFTIEQAKKELLKILNNKATNC; from the coding sequence ATGTCGATTAAAATAGAAAATTTAACTCATATATATATGCAAGGAACTCCATTTGAAAAGAAAGCTATAGATAATGTTAATTTAGAAATAAAAAATGGAGAGTTTATAGCTTTGATAGGGCATACAGGTTCAGGTAAGTCAACTCTTATTCAACATATAAATGGATTATTAAAACCTCATAGTGGTAGAATAGTAATTGATGATATTGACATTACAAAAAAAGAAGTTAAAATGAGTGAAATAAGGAAAAAGGTAGGATTGGTATTTCAGTATCCAGAATATCAGCTTTTTGAGGAAACTATAGAAAAAGATATAGCCTTTGGTCCTAAAAATCTCAACTTAAGTGAAGAAGAAATAAACAAAAGAATAAAAAGAGTAATGAATATAGTGGGATTAGACTACGAAAAAAATAAGGATAAATCTCCTTTTGAACTAAGTGGTGGACAAAAAAGAAGAGTTGCAATTGCAGGAGTAGTAGCAATGGAACCTGAAATTTTGATACTAGATGAACCTACTGCAGGGTTAGATCCAAAAGGAAGAGATGAGATATTAGGAGAAATTAAGGACTTGCATAAAGAGTATAATATGACAATAATTTTAGTATCCCATAGTATGGAAGATGTAGCTAAATTAGCCACAAGGGTATTAGTTATGCATAAAGGAAAGTGTATACTAGATGGAGCACCATCTAAAGTATTTAACGAAATAGATACCTTAGAAAGTGTAGGTTTAGCCGCACCTCAAGTAACGTATTTGATGAGAAACTTAAAAGAAAAAGGTTTTAATATATCTGAAAATATATTTACTATAGAACAAGCTAAAAAAGAATTATTAAAAATTCTTAATAATAAAGCAACTAATTGTTAG
- the rplQ gene encoding 50S ribosomal protein L17, with amino-acid sequence MASHRKLGRPTDQRMAMLRNQVTSLLKSGKIETTVTRAKETRSLAEKMITLGKRGDLQARRQALSFVTEEEVVKKLFDDIAPKYAERNGGYTRMYKIGPRRGDGAEIVILELV; translated from the coding sequence ATGGCATCACATCGTAAATTAGGTCGTCCAACTGACCAAAGAATGGCAATGCTTAGAAATCAAGTTACTAGTTTGTTAAAGAGTGGTAAAATAGAAACTACAGTAACAAGAGCTAAAGAAACTAGAAGCTTAGCTGAAAAGATGATAACTCTTGGAAAAAGAGGAGATCTTCAAGCAAGAAGACAGGCACTTTCATTTGTAACAGAAGAAGAAGTAGTAAAAAAATTATTTGATGATATAGCCCCTAAATATGCTGAAAGAAATGGTGGTTACACTAGAATGTATAAGATAGGTCCAAGAAGAGGGGACGGGGCAGAAATAGTAATACTTGAATTAGTATAG
- the secY gene encoding preprotein translocase subunit SecY codes for MLSTLRNAWKVPDLRKRLLFTFFMLVLFRMGNFILVPGVNQERLKALTQGGNLFGFYDLISGGAFSSFSIFAMGVVPYINSSIIFQLLTVALPSLEQLSKEGEEGRKKIQQYTRYGAVIFGVLQAFSTYAIISTAGALQDHSKLNMFLVILTLTTASTFLMWFGDKITENGIGNGISLIIFVNIISRFPGTISQVAALRKADQVNFIQVLMFIVIAAALFIFVVIMSLAERRVPIQYAGKNVGGKVYKGQSTHIPISITSSSVIGIIFAMSVMNFPATIGQFWPNSNFYKHVIAGKFSPFKNGSWQYAVMYFILIIFFTWFYTEVTFKPDEMAENMHKSSGFIPGIRPGEPTADFIEKVLTRVAIMGGLFAGIIALLPIIIASNTAFKGVYFGGTSLLIVVGVALESVRQIESQLVMRHYQGFLK; via the coding sequence GTGCTATCAACCCTACGTAATGCTTGGAAGGTTCCGGACTTAAGAAAAAGGTTATTATTTACCTTTTTCATGTTGGTTCTTTTTAGAATGGGTAATTTTATTCTTGTTCCAGGTGTGAATCAAGAAAGATTAAAGGCACTTACTCAAGGTGGAAACTTGTTTGGGTTCTATGATTTAATATCCGGTGGTGCCTTCAGCAGTTTTAGCATATTTGCTATGGGTGTAGTGCCATATATTAACTCATCAATTATATTTCAGCTTTTGACAGTTGCACTTCCTTCGTTAGAACAATTATCTAAGGAAGGAGAAGAAGGTAGAAAGAAGATACAGCAATATACTAGATATGGAGCAGTAATTTTTGGTGTCTTGCAAGCATTTAGTACATATGCTATTATTTCAACAGCTGGAGCATTACAAGATCATTCTAAATTAAATATGTTCCTAGTAATATTAACGTTGACTACAGCTTCTACTTTTTTAATGTGGTTTGGAGATAAAATAACTGAAAATGGTATTGGAAATGGTATATCCTTAATTATATTTGTAAATATAATTTCAAGGTTCCCAGGAACAATATCCCAAGTGGCAGCACTTAGAAAAGCAGATCAAGTTAACTTTATACAAGTACTTATGTTTATTGTTATTGCAGCAGCATTATTTATATTTGTTGTAATAATGAGTCTTGCAGAGAGAAGAGTACCTATTCAGTATGCAGGTAAGAATGTAGGTGGAAAAGTATATAAAGGACAATCAACACATATTCCAATAAGTATAACAAGTTCATCAGTTATAGGTATTATATTTGCAATGTCTGTTATGAACTTTCCTGCAACTATAGGTCAATTTTGGCCTAACTCAAATTTTTATAAACATGTAATAGCAGGTAAATTTAGTCCATTTAAAAATGGAAGTTGGCAATATGCTGTAATGTATTTTATTTTAATAATATTTTTTACATGGTTTTATACAGAAGTTACATTTAAGCCAGATGAAATGGCAGAGAATATGCACAAATCTTCAGGATTTATACCTGGTATAAGACCAGGAGAACCTACTGCTGATTTTATAGAAAAAGTCCTAACAAGAGTAGCTATAATGGGTGGCCTATTTGCAGGTATTATTGCATTATTGCCTATAATAATAGCTTCTAACACTGCTTTTAAAGGAGTATATTTTGGAGGAACAAGTTTGTTAATAGTAGTAGGAGTTGCGCTCGAATCAGTAAGACAGATAGAGTCTCAACTAGTAATGAGGCATTACCAAGGATTTTTAAAGTAA
- the rpmD gene encoding 50S ribosomal protein L30: MAKLRITLKKSLIGRKKDQIATVEALGLKKVGEYVEQNDNPQIRGMINKVNYLLEVEEI, from the coding sequence TTGGCTAAGCTTAGAATAACCTTAAAAAAGAGTTTAATAGGTAGAAAAAAGGATCAAATTGCTACCGTAGAGGCTCTTGGATTAAAAAAAGTGGGAGAATACGTTGAACAAAACGATAATCCTCAAATAAGAGGAATGATAAATAAAGTAAATTATCTTTTAGAAGTTGAAGAAATATAG
- the rpsM gene encoding 30S ribosomal protein S13 produces the protein MARIAGIDLPREKRIEVGLTYIFGIGAPSAKKILKETGVNPDIRVKDLSEEEVNLLRDYINQNCKVEGDLRRDVALDIKRLKEIGSYRGIRHRRGLPVRGQKTKTNARTRKGPKKLVVSRKKK, from the coding sequence ATGGCAAGAATAGCAGGTATTGACTTACCAAGGGAAAAGAGAATTGAAGTAGGTCTAACTTATATATTTGGTATTGGTGCACCAAGCGCTAAAAAAATATTAAAAGAAACTGGAGTAAATCCTGATATAAGAGTAAAAGACTTAAGCGAAGAAGAAGTTAATCTTCTTAGAGATTATATAAACCAAAACTGTAAAGTTGAAGGTGACTTAAGAAGAGACGTTGCACTTGATATAAAGAGATTAAAAGAAATAGGATCTTATAGAGGAATAAGACATAGAAGAGGATTGCCAGTTAGAGGACAAAAGACAAAAACAAATGCTAGAACAAGAAAAGGACCAAAGAAACTTGTTGTTTCTAGAAAGAAAAAATAA